The nucleotide window CACCAGGAGGCGCCGGGCCTGTCCGTTCCTGTGCTGGGGCACGGGAAGGGGCGGCCCGGCGCCTCCGCCTTTCGACGAACGCGTAGATGGGAGAGGCCCGATGAGGTGGAGCGCGGGATGGTACGGCGGCACCGGGCACGACCGGCTGCCAGCCGGGGGCCGGGCGGTGCCGGGTCTGGACGGAGCATGGGCGGTCGGGTGGCCGGGGGCACGGGTCCGCGCCGTGGGCCAAGGCCCCGTCGCGCTCGCGGTGATCGGCGAATGCGGAGCCGACAAAGACCAGTTGGAGCGTGCCCTGCCGGTGGCGCGGGCGAAAGAATGGCGAGCGCTGACCCGCTGGCCCGGCTCCTACCTGACGATCGCCCGCAGCGGCGAGGTGCTGGCGGTGATCGGTGACCTGGCCGGTCAGCACCCGGTGTACTGGCGGACCGACGGCGCCGGGACATGGTGGTCGACCTCCGCCGCAGCTTTAGCGGCGCTGGACGGGGCTCCGCCCGATCCCACTGCGCTGGCAGCCCACCTGGCCCTGGCCCAGCCGGATGTCCTGGGGCAGTGGAGCCTGTTCCGGTCGGTGAGCCGGGTGCCGACCGGGCACCTGCTGCTGATCACCCCGGAAGGCGCGTGCGCCGTTCGGTACGAGCCGGCCGAGTACGAGCTGGTGGATCTGCGCGATGCCGCGCCGACGGTGCGGGCCGCACTCACCGAGGCCGTCGGCACACGGTGTGACGGCCGGCCGGTCAGCGCGGATCTGGCGGGGCTGGACTCCACCGCTCTGGCCTGCCTGGCCGCCCAGCGCGGGCCAGTGACCGCGGTGACGTTCGCCGACGCACGCCTGCGGGACGACGACCTGGCCTACGCGGTCCGCACCGCGGCCGCGGTGCCGGGCCTCGCCCACCGTACGGTGCCCGGGAGCCCGGACACCGTCTACTACGCCGGCCTTGAGGACCTCTCGGCGCTGCCGGTCACCGACGTCCCGAACGCGTACGTGGTGACGGCCGCCATCAAGCGCACCGTCCTGGACACCGTCGCCGCACGTCAGCCCGCGGGCGTGCATCTGACCGGGGCGGCCGGGGACGCGGTACTGTCCGCGCCTTCGGCGTATCTGGCCGACCTGCTGCGCGAGCGGCAGCACCGCCGCGCCTGGCAACACGCGCAGGCCCACGCCCGGCTGCGGCACACCTCCGCCCTGGCCCTGCTGCGGCGGGCCCGCCCGGCAGCCCGTACGGGCCTGGCCGGGGCCTGGCGGCAGACAGCTGCCGAACTTCGGCGTCCTTCGCGCCCGTGGGTGCCGCAGGCAGAGCGGCCGGTGGCCTGGACGCCGCTGCTGGCAACCGCCGACTGGATGAGCCCCGATGTCCGCGACCGCCTCGCGAGCGCCCTCGATGTCGCCGCCGAACTGACCGACGGACCCGCCCGGCTGGCGGCATGGGCGGACCGCCAGGACCTCGCGCGGGTCGGGTCGGACACCACCGGATGGCGTGACATCGCGTTCGCCGGGCGCGGCATCGAGGTCGCCGCCCCGTTCCTGGACAACGAGGTCATCCGGGCCTGCCTGGCCGTGCCTGCCGATCAGCGCGGCGCCCCGGGCCGCTACAAACCGCTGCTGGGTGAAGCGTTCGCCCAGGCCGGCGTGCTGCCGCCCTTCGTTCTGTCGCGGGTGACGAAGGGCGGCTTCAACGCCCTCGCCTACGCCGGCCTGCGCGAACACGCCTCCGTGTTACGGGATTTGCTCGGCCCCTCCTCGCGGCTGGCCGCAGCCGGCCTGGTCACCGAGACGCCGGTGACCTCGATGCTCCAGCGGGCCGCGCTCGGACAGCCCACCGCCCAGGGCGCCCTGCACCTCGCTGTCGCCGCCGAAGTGTGGCTGCGGCAGCTGGAGACCGCCCCGGCCTGGTGGGAGGTGAACTCCCATGTGGCGACTGCGTGAGAGCACCCATCCGGTCCTCACCGACGAGGGCGGCGCCCTCCTGGACGAGCGCACCGGACGCTGGACGCACCTGACCCCGACCGCGTCCGCCGCCGTGATGCTCCTGCTGGCGGGCGCCACCGAAGCAGAGGCCGCCCGGCAGTACGCCACCCGCTACGGCATCGGCTTCGAGCAGGCCGCCGCAGACGTCCGTACTGTCGCCGCCGCGCTCACCGCGCAGGGCCTCGCCGCCACGGAATCTCCGCGCCGCGGTCGCCACTGGTGCAGGTGGTGGCGATGACGAGCATGGAGGCGTACTCCACCATCCGCATCGGCACCTTCCTCGAACGCTGCGCTGCAGCGGCCGGCCTCGCACTGGCCCTGGTGCTGCTGCGGCTGCCCTTCCGCCACACCCTCCGCACCGTGCGCTGGGCCCGGCGGGCAGGACGCCGCCCGCTGACCGCAGCGCAGGCGGAGGCTCTGGTCGAAGCGGCGCGGCACACCAGCCGGCTGTGGCCGGGACGCGCTGCCTGCATGGAGACCTCGCTCGGCGCGGTCCTGGCCGCCGCCCTTCTCGGGCGCCGCCTGCACTGGTGCGTGGGAGTGCGGTTCGCCCCGCCGCCGGTGGAATACCACGCCTGGGCCGAACTGCCCGAAGACGGCCCGGTGGGCGAGTACACCGAGGCCGGCTGGCACCACCACACCGCCCTGACGGTCTGACCCCAGCCCCGCCCTCCGGCGCCGTGTCCTTCACCCGTCCGGGCCAGTTGTCGCATACGCGTACCCAACCCAGTAAGGAGCCGAACCGTGAACACCGTCGCCTTGGCCGCCGAGCAAGTCCCCGAGCGCCACTACACCCACCACGAGGGCCGCGGGCCCACCCCGCACCGCTCCAACCCCGTCGTCATCCACCGCGAACTCACGACCCTCGACCTCCGACAGCACATGCGCGTCGCCGAGTACGGCACAGGCTCCGGCTACTCCGGCGGGCTCATCTCCCAACTCGTCGGCCCCGAAGGTGAAGTGACCAGCCTCGACATCGACCACTACCTGACCCGCTGGGCCAACGTCATCCACCACGAACGGGGCCTGGAGAACATCCGGTGCCACACTGCCGACGGCACAGCCGGCTTCCTTGAGCGAGCCCCGTACGACCGGGTGGTGGCCTGGTGCACCCCACCGCTGCTGCCGAAAGCATGGACGGACCAGGTCGCCGACGACGGACTGATCGTCGCGCCGCTGCCGATCGCCGACGTGCCCAACATGACGGTGGTCGCCAAGGTCCGCGTCCGCGACGGCGAGCCCGTGGTGGAGGCGGTGTTCACCGGGGGGTATATCGAGGCGACCGCCTCCCCCAAGGGCGACCTCGACCTTCCCGGCCGGTGGGTGGACTGGGAGCACCGCGTCCCCGGCCCCTCCTGGATCTCCCTCGCCTGGCGCGCACAGGACGACCGGCTGCACACCGGTGCCCGCACCGCCCTGGACAGGCTCCTGAACGCCGAGCACACCGAGCCGTACGAGGGCGGAGACGTTGACGTCGACTGGCCCAGCTGGCGCACCTTCGCCGCCGCCCTGGGCAACCCACAGCTCACGATGGCCGGGCTCCGACCGGACCTGTGGGCCATCGGCCACTCCACAAACGAGAGCGCCGCAGTGATCCAGCAGGACGGCGTGATCCTCGCCGACAGCTCGAACTCCCCCTCGCTTTTCGCCCTGCGGGACTGGCTCACAGCCTGGGACAAGGCCGGCCGCCCGGCCCCTGAGACCTATACCCCAGCCCTCGTCCCCGCAGGCGACGGCCAGGGCCCGGCTGGCTGGCACCTGCGCCTGTCCCCCTAAGACCGATCACCGAGGAGGCAGGCGGTGCCGCGCATCGAAATCACCGATGACAAGGGAGACCGGCCATGGCCGCGCAGACCACCGCCACCACACGGCGCCGAGCACCGGCGGCTTCGCGCCGCAGGTCAGCACCCACCAGGTGCCCCCATCACCCTGGGCCGCCAGGTGTTCAACGACTCGGACAAGTCCAACTACTTCGAGGGCTGACAAGCCCAGGACCTCACGGAGCACCCCGGGTGCCGGCCGCATGACGGTCGGCCCCCGGTCGCGTCACAGGGCTGATCGAAGGGGAGGCAAGCAGGGCGACCTGGCCGGCATCCGGGCCGTCTGAAGAACTCAGTCACAACGAGACACGTGATGGCCGAAATTACTCCCACAGCAAGATCGAACACGTGTTAGAATCATGCCCGCCGTAAAGACGGTGTAAAGAATCGGGGGGAATTGTGAACTCGCGCTATCGCGTGGCAGCTGCCATTGCGTCTGTCGTTACTCTTGTGCCTTTCATGACCGCCGCCAGCGCAAGTGCCGCAGAGGCAAAGCCGGGAATGGCTAAGGCGTCCGCCTCGTCCTACAGCTGCCCGCACGACGGGTACATCACGAACTGGGACGTGTGTACGTCGCTCGGTAATGGCGTTCTGCTCATGAACTCGACGAGCAAGGGAACCTACATCGACGTCTCATACGACAAGACGGCAGGCGGTTCCGTTTCCTGCAAGGTCGGCTATCTCCGGAGTGGTTCAAACCACTGGAGTGGGACCAAGACTTGCAGCACTTCGCTGATCGCCTCGGCGCATTGGTCCCCTTCAGCGTCTTGCAGCCCTGACGTTGGCCTTCTCCTTTCCGGTGGAACCACTTATCAGACCCCTCCCACCAGGAAGTGCTGACGTTTTTCATGCTGGTACGGACCATTCTCATTGAGGGTTAGTCGGCCAGCTCAAGGTTTCACGGGACTGCGCCGTGATGCCTAACGCGCCCCCTTGCGGAAATCGCCGGGGGGCGCCGCACGTTCACAGAACCATCCCAGGGGAGCTGTCCATGCTTGAAGCCGTCTTCAAAGGCCATACAGCATTCACCCTTACCGCCACCGCTATTTGCCTGGTCTTCTTTATGGTGGTCCTTCTCGCCTCGAAGAAGAGAACGGATCGCCCGCTTTCACTGGCGCTCTGGTGCACTTCGATGCTGAGTGTGAGTCTCTTGACGCTGTGGACCACGGGCGGCAGCCAAGGGTCAGGCAGGTGCGTTGTAAATCTCAAGCTCCTCGAACCCTTCGGTACCGAGCAGGGCATATTGAACTGCCTCATGTTCGCGCCAGTGGGCTTCATGGGCGTACTCGTAGCGCGCAGGTTCCTTCCCCCCTTCGCCTGCGGAGTGGCCCTCTCAGCCGTGATCGAGACCACGCAAGGCGCGCTGCCCGCCATCGGAAGAGCATGCGACACCAGCGACTTCGTATCTAATTCTACTGGTAGCTTGCTGGGTGCGTTTATAGCGTTCCTTATCGTGCGATTTCAGAAAAGCGACGCGCCCCCCTGGCGAATTCGTGGCCTGGGGGCAGCAATCACGTGCGTGACCTTCTCTGTGATTCTTGGGGCAGTCTGGGTGACCTCTATCCAGCCGCATTCTGTGAAAGCTACTGAGGCGGTAGGGGCAGCGGCCGGCGATCAGCGCAATGCCGTTGCCAAGGCCGTCCACGAGGCATTCGGAAATCACTACGCGGTTGGCAACGTGCAATTCTCATCCTCCCCAGATTCTGACAGTGGAACTGTCATGGCGAGTCTGCCAGTGGGGTTCGTCCAAATAAATTGGCCAGAACGCAATGAGATCACGGCCAGCCTGGACATGTCGAACAGTGGGAAGCCGTCCGGTTTTCCAGTACCCGGAGCGCCAGCGCAGGTCACAAATTCGATGCAGGCGAAGCAGACTGCTACCATATACGCCGAGGCGCATTTCCCGTGGGCTATTCGAGACAGTGAAATCGAAATCTCGCCAGTCGGCGACAAGGCCGCCCTGGGCTGGCTCGTTAGTTGGCGGAGGCATCGAGATGCCGTACTCATGCCTATGCGACTGGACGTCCAGATCGATCGCACGGGGCACGTGTCTCAACTCTCGACGCGCAAAGCATCCGATGTCTCGGTCCCTCCCACTCACATCAACAAGCAAAAGGCACTCAAGCTCGCCAAGAGTTCTGTGCCAGGATGCCAAAAGGTCGAAGTGGGCGAATTGATGGCTGTGCAAAAAGGCTCGAACTGGCATGCCGTTTGGCGCATCATGGTCACCTGCGAGCGATCAAGCGTGCTCGTCCATATCAATGCATCTTCCGGCGCCGTGGAGATGAAGGAAAAGCACCAAAATCCGGCCTGACGAACGAGCTCCGGGCGGCTCCGCAGCCCGGCCAGCAGAAGTCCCCGCACCCCGGAGTGGTGCGGGGACTTCTTTGCATCGTTCGGCGGCAGCCTGTCAGAGCCGGCGTACGGCAGAGGGCGCGGGAAGCAAACCAGGGGGCGCATGGTGAAGCCCCGCGGGGGGCCACGCCGCCGACCACCTGGCTTCACCGCCGCTCGCGAGCGTGCCAACTCCCACGCCGACGGACTCGTCACCGCCGGCCGCTGCGAGCTCGTGGCAGTGTCGTCGAAGGACATCAACGCAGCCGCGTCCCCCGGGAACTGTGAGACGGGCCTGTTAGAGGCGGTGCCGCGCATCGGAGGCGTTCTCGTGGACCGCCTTCAACCAAGCCCGGCCTCGACCTCCAGGTAGCGGCGGCCGCCGGGGCCACGGACCTCCACAGTCTCGAAGCCCCAGCTGCGCAGCACCGCCTGGCAGCGCTGGAGCTGCTCCTGTTCCTGGTAGCGGGCGCCACTCCCCCGCGGTCCCACCCAGCGCACCTGGACCTGCCCGGCCTGGTCGCCTTCGCTGGTGCGGTATCCGGTCCGCACCGGCTCGCCGGCCCGGTCGACGGCCGACGGGGGAAGGCCTTCGGCTTCCAGCAGCAGGCTCACCGTGCGCAGCAGCCGGCGCTGCTCCCACTCGGCGGGGCGCGCACCCGGGTCGGATCCGAGGTTGGTGAGGTTGCGGATGCTGCGGATGCCGTCAAGCGCGGATCGCAGCTCAGCTGACCGCGCCCCGGTCTGCCCCATCTCCGCCTCGTCAGGAGGTTCAGCACCGGTGTGTACTCGCAGGCGGCCCGCCTGGCTGTGCTGGTCCTTCATCATTACCCCGACCTGGTTCGGCTCTCTCTGGTAACGACGGTACGGCGCCGTGTCTGGCGTGGTGCCCGTCGGCGAGGCCTGGTCGGTGCGGGAGCTGGTCACTCCCGGATCCCGGGTGTGACCTGGTCGGAGAGGAAGACGCCGCGGATGGCTTCCATCCGGTGCACCACGGTGAGCGGGCGAGGTCTCGCGGTAGGGCTCGTGCGGCTGCGGGTACACACTGCCCCCGGCGCCATTGTCCCGAGGTGACGCGCACCTCTTCGATGACGGCGGGCCAGCAGGGCAGTAGTGCCCGGCTGGCCCGCCACACCACCTGCTCAGCCATTGGTGACGTGGCGTCGCCACTGCTCCGCTTCCTCGTCCCAGTAGATGGTCACGGTTCCGCTGGCCTCGGCAGGGGCCGCTAGGGCTTCGAGATCGGTTGAGGCCAGGGCAGCTAACGCAGTGTCGGGGAGACGCGGTGGCACGATGAAGCGCAGACCAGCAGCCGTCTCTTCGACGACCACCTGCGCCCTCCGGTGGATGGCAGGGGCATCGGCTGCATACCGGCTAATCATGCGGCGGCTGGTCGCCCGTGCTGCTTCGAACGCTCGCTGGCCGGCCTGTGTGGCGAGCGATTGCAGGAAAGGTAGAACCGCGGCGGTCACGGTCATCCCTGCAACGGTTGCCGCCGCGGTGATGATTCCCGTGTTGTTGGGTCCCCCGAAGACCCGGATCTGGAAGACAGCGTGCGTGCCAACTTCATGCCAATCCGGGTCCATGCCGGGGGCGGTCAGATGGTCCAGGAGCTCCTGCAGGAGGAGGGTGCTCTCGGTCGAGCGGGGCTCGCCGGCGGCCTTCGCCCGATCCAGCCACTCCCAGACGTCTACACAGGTAGGTGAGCCCGTCAGAAACTCCGCATAGATCGACAGGACATCCCCCCGCTGAGCCAGAGCTTTCTGGTCGCTCGTCATGATTCCCCTCTCTTGACTGCGGCACCGAGCTCCAATGGTGCCGAGTCAAGC belongs to Streptomyces sp. NBC_01454 and includes:
- a CDS encoding albusnodin/ikarugamycin family macrolactam cyclase codes for the protein MRWSAGWYGGTGHDRLPAGGRAVPGLDGAWAVGWPGARVRAVGQGPVALAVIGECGADKDQLERALPVARAKEWRALTRWPGSYLTIARSGEVLAVIGDLAGQHPVYWRTDGAGTWWSTSAAALAALDGAPPDPTALAAHLALAQPDVLGQWSLFRSVSRVPTGHLLLITPEGACAVRYEPAEYELVDLRDAAPTVRAALTEAVGTRCDGRPVSADLAGLDSTALACLAAQRGPVTAVTFADARLRDDDLAYAVRTAAAVPGLAHRTVPGSPDTVYYAGLEDLSALPVTDVPNAYVVTAAIKRTVLDTVAARQPAGVHLTGAAGDAVLSAPSAYLADLLRERQHRRAWQHAQAHARLRHTSALALLRRARPAARTGLAGAWRQTAAELRRPSRPWVPQAERPVAWTPLLATADWMSPDVRDRLASALDVAAELTDGPARLAAWADRQDLARVGSDTTGWRDIAFAGRGIEVAAPFLDNEVIRACLAVPADQRGAPGRYKPLLGEAFAQAGVLPPFVLSRVTKGGFNALAYAGLREHASVLRDLLGPSSRLAAAGLVTETPVTSMLQRAALGQPTAQGALHLAVAAEVWLRQLETAPAWWEVNSHVATA
- a CDS encoding PqqD family peptide modification chaperone, encoding MWRLRESTHPVLTDEGGALLDERTGRWTHLTPTASAAVMLLLAGATEAEAARQYATRYGIGFEQAAADVRTVAAALTAQGLAATESPRRGRHWCRWWR
- a CDS encoding lasso peptide biosynthesis B2 protein produces the protein MTSMEAYSTIRIGTFLERCAAAAGLALALVLLRLPFRHTLRTVRWARRAGRRPLTAAQAEALVEAARHTSRLWPGRAACMETSLGAVLAAALLGRRLHWCVGVRFAPPPVEYHAWAELPEDGPVGEYTEAGWHHHTALTV
- a CDS encoding protein-L-isoaspartate(D-aspartate) O-methyltransferase, producing the protein MNTVALAAEQVPERHYTHHEGRGPTPHRSNPVVIHRELTTLDLRQHMRVAEYGTGSGYSGGLISQLVGPEGEVTSLDIDHYLTRWANVIHHERGLENIRCHTADGTAGFLERAPYDRVVAWCTPPLLPKAWTDQVADDGLIVAPLPIADVPNMTVVAKVRVRDGEPVVEAVFTGGYIEATASPKGDLDLPGRWVDWEHRVPGPSWISLAWRAQDDRLHTGARTALDRLLNAEHTEPYEGGDVDVDWPSWRTFAAALGNPQLTMAGLRPDLWAIGHSTNESAAVIQQDGVILADSSNSPSLFALRDWLTAWDKAGRPAPETYTPALVPAGDGQGPAGWHLRLSP
- a CDS encoding VanZ family protein — its product is MLEAVFKGHTAFTLTATAICLVFFMVVLLASKKRTDRPLSLALWCTSMLSVSLLTLWTTGGSQGSGRCVVNLKLLEPFGTEQGILNCLMFAPVGFMGVLVARRFLPPFACGVALSAVIETTQGALPAIGRACDTSDFVSNSTGSLLGAFIAFLIVRFQKSDAPPWRIRGLGAAITCVTFSVILGAVWVTSIQPHSVKATEAVGAAAGDQRNAVAKAVHEAFGNHYAVGNVQFSSSPDSDSGTVMASLPVGFVQINWPERNEITASLDMSNSGKPSGFPVPGAPAQVTNSMQAKQTATIYAEAHFPWAIRDSEIEISPVGDKAALGWLVSWRRHRDAVLMPMRLDVQIDRTGHVSQLSTRKASDVSVPPTHINKQKALKLAKSSVPGCQKVEVGELMAVQKGSNWHAVWRIMVTCERSSVLVHINASSGAVEMKEKHQNPA